In the genome of Patescibacteria group bacterium, one region contains:
- a CDS encoding DNA/RNA helicase domain-containing protein — protein MSDIKTFPFDQAGVETIRTSKYGSGWPVVYLIENGKELYVGETVRVYSRTKQHLDNQSRKQLNKIHIISDDEFNKSATLDTESSLIEYMVADGQYILQNGNAGLQNHDYFDRERYKTKFELLWKTLQEKKLAKNDLLQIRNSDIFKYSPYKTLTDDQYLIAMKLLEYFKEDKKQTYIIHGGPGTGKTILATFLIKRLVELGNTNVAIVIAMTSLRQTLKKVFRSIPGLDSSMVIGPNEITQKQYDIVVVDETHRLRQRKNIPNYGSFDATNRKLGLDNEGTELDWIVQSAKHVVLFYDERQSVRPSDVSMTKVLKTNPISFELKTQMRVKGGQEYIDFIDKLLEAKVDVKANFSDYDFKIYDDLDKMVEDIKEKDKEHQISRLVAGYAWRWISKTNKGIPDIVIENTKLFWNSQIHDWVNSKNSINEVGCIHTIQGYDLNYTGVIIGPEIYYDSVRKEISVNKNKYHDTNGHRGVNDPEELKRYVINIYKTLLTRGILGTYVYIVDPDLREYFKRNLNSR, from the coding sequence ATGTCTGACATAAAGACATTTCCTTTTGATCAAGCTGGAGTTGAAACAATACGCACCTCCAAGTATGGAAGTGGCTGGCCTGTAGTGTATCTTATAGAAAATGGAAAAGAACTCTATGTCGGTGAGACCGTTCGCGTATATAGTCGTACTAAACAACATTTAGATAATCAAAGTAGAAAACAATTAAATAAAATTCATATCATATCTGATGATGAGTTTAACAAGTCTGCAACTCTAGATACTGAATCTTCTCTCATTGAATATATGGTTGCTGATGGACAGTACATTCTACAAAATGGAAATGCAGGTCTTCAGAATCATGATTATTTTGATAGAGAAAGATATAAAACCAAATTTGAACTTTTGTGGAAGACACTTCAGGAAAAAAAGCTAGCAAAAAACGATCTTCTTCAAATTAGAAATAGCGATATTTTTAAATACTCACCATATAAAACACTTACCGATGATCAGTATTTAATAGCGATGAAGCTCCTTGAGTATTTCAAGGAAGATAAAAAGCAAACTTATATTATTCATGGCGGACCAGGTACAGGTAAAACAATTCTAGCTACTTTTCTTATAAAAAGACTTGTTGAACTTGGAAATACAAATGTTGCTATAGTGATTGCAATGACCTCATTAAGACAAACACTCAAAAAAGTGTTTAGAAGTATTCCTGGTCTCGATTCATCAATGGTGATAGGCCCTAATGAAATAACTCAAAAGCAATATGACATAGTAGTTGTAGATGAAACCCACCGGTTACGTCAGAGAAAAAACATTCCAAATTATGGAAGCTTTGACGCCACAAATAGAAAGTTGGGATTGGACAATGAAGGCACAGAACTCGATTGGATAGTCCAATCAGCAAAACATGTTGTGCTTTTTTATGATGAGCGGCAATCAGTACGTCCTTCAGATGTCTCAATGACAAAAGTGCTTAAAACAAATCCAATCAGCTTTGAATTGAAGACACAGATGAGAGTAAAAGGGGGACAAGAGTACATAGACTTCATTGATAAATTATTAGAAGCAAAAGTAGATGTAAAAGCTAATTTTTCAGATTATGATTTCAAGATATATGATGATCTAGATAAGATGGTTGAGGATATTAAAGAGAAAGATAAAGAGCATCAGATAAGTAGATTAGTTGCAGGGTATGCCTGGAGGTGGATTTCAAAAACTAATAAAGGTATTCCTGATATTGTAATTGAGAACACTAAACTATTTTGGAATTCTCAAATTCATGATTGGGTTAATTCAAAGAACTCAATTAATGAGGTGGGATGTATTCATACAATTCAAGGGTATGATTTAAATTACACAGGTGTGATTATTGGTCCAGAAATATATTATGACTCAGTAAGAAAAGAAATATCTGTTAATAAAAATAAATATCACGATACAAATGGACATAGAGGGGTAAATGATCCTGAAGAGTTAAAAAGATATGTGATTAATATTTATAAGACATTATTAACTCGAGGTATTCTAGGTACATATGTATATATAGTTGATCCTGATCTTAGAGAATATTTTAAAAGAAATTTAAATTCGAGATAA
- a CDS encoding nucleotide pyrophosphohydrolase has protein sequence MSEIKDLTKRIVDFRDKRDWKQFHNAKDMALSLVLEATEVLEHFQWKKEGDIENYLVENKDKVGEELADVLYWVLLMSHDLGLDIKKLFEEKMKQNEAKYSVEKAKGKSDKYTKL, from the coding sequence ATGTCTGAAATTAAGGATTTAACAAAAAGAATAGTTGACTTTAGAGACAAAAGAGACTGGAAGCAATTTCATAATGCAAAAGACATGGCGCTCTCACTTGTTCTGGAAGCAACAGAAGTACTAGAACATTTCCAATGGAAAAAAGAAGGTGATATTGAAAATTATCTTGTGGAGAATAAAGATAAAGTCGGTGAAGAGCTTGCTGATGTATTGTATTGGGTGCTTCTAATGTCACATGATCTAGGTTTAGATATTAAAAAACTGTTTGAGGAAAAAATGAAGCAGAATGAAGCAAAGTATTCTGTAGAAAAAGCAAAAGGAAAATCCGATAAGTATACTAAGCTTTAA